One Apteryx mantelli isolate bAptMan1 chromosome Z, bAptMan1.hap1, whole genome shotgun sequence genomic window, CcattacagaaacaaaaaatctttGCATTCCCTTGTCagttcagaggagaaaaaaagcttgaaagtTTACTTTTGGTCTGTATTTATGATCACAGGAAGCTGCCTGATTAAAGATTTTAAATCAGACCTAAAAACTGTAATTAAATTTAACTAGAAGATTAGCTTTTGTAAAAGTAAATTATTACAAAGTCTGCTTCAAAGCCTACTGATGTCAGAAAAGGTCTGTGACTTTCATCTGCAATTAGGttggtttgttaaaaaaaaacaaaaaaaatctcattaaagaCTTGAGCCTGCAAATACTCAGAATCTTTAGTTTCTAGTGAAGTTCACATACTGGAATGACTATTaacatcttaattcaaattaTTAAAGATAATTCATTACAATTAGGATCCTTTTCATGCAATGTACCTATAAGTAAGTTTTTAAATAAGGATACCTGGACCTGCTGttaaatatacttcagaaaaatATGCAGTATTCTAGTATGTGACAAAATTACCTGCTTTGAGTATTTGAATGTAAAAAGGATAAGTACAAAAAGTAAGATCAGTAAGGTCtacaaaacaagagaagttcGAATAATCTAACTGCAGCTCAATGTTTATGCAAGCAGAAACATCAGAGGACATACTTTGCCTACTCATGCATAACTAATGGATGAGTAAACTAAATTTTTCTCAAATACAAAAAGCCCTCAAAACTCTTCAAGCTAAAACCACCCACAACGCATCAAGACTTTTCTCAAAGCAGCTCCTCAGCAACCAACAGAATGGCTTTGCCTTCGATCCCAAACAAATAAATACCGGCTTCAAAGAACTACACAAGTATGAAATTTGTCTGTTTTCATGTAAagattttataaaattatttatatttcttgCTTCATATATTTGCCTCCAGCTGAGCATCTCAATTTAACACTAAGCAAGAACACAAATTGGCCATCCTTTCATAATTCAGTTTTATCAAAAACGCATCTATAACAATACAGCTGacgatttaaaaaaataacattaaacatAATACATGATGTGATTGGTATAAACTGTCTTTACATGTAAAATAAATTTCCCCATTATACACTATCAGAGTTTTTTCATTAACAAAGTAAACATTACTTAAAGGACCTTAAAATCTCCTTCCTAAGACATGCATATTAAGACATGCCAAATTCAAATGGctttagttctgttttttttttttttttgaaattcaggTTAATCCCAACTCCTCCATTTCTGAGATTCACAACTGCTGTTTTATAATGGTATACCCATAAGGAGAACACCAGGTGCTACACTCGACATTGAagacatttttccatttcttatctTTGAACGAGTCCTGCAAAAATTTACTAGTTATGCTTAAACATAAAATACTTCCTCATCTCAGGTTTTGAGAAATTACTGGCTATACTTATAAAGTATTGATATCTATTTATCTTGGGATCACAGCTAGTGGTGGGCTTTTTAATGGCCTAAACAGACCAAGTCATAAAAGACAGGCATGATCAGCAACCTTTGAGGAGAGAACAGTAGTTAAATGGACATGGGCACCTAACAATAAATAAAGGACTTGACTCTCTAGGGATGCTGCTAGCGCTTTTTATGATTTACGAAGcctgaattaataataattaaaaaaaaagttgtgctaTGGAAAAAATTACAAACAATGTAAATGGCTGATAAACAGACAGGGCTATTCCCAACtatattttctccagttttataaaaaatatttgcttaatCAGGCAAAGCATGAAGGATTATGGTTAGAATCCCAGTGTGTGGAAACATTTTCTAATATCACACATTGGGAAACAACCTGCTGTTTGTAACACTAGTAAGATTTACAGAAAGATTAAAAAGACAGAAACCTCATTTCTTCAGtattatattttctttattttcaagcTTCCCATTTTCTGCAGTTTTAGTCACTGATTGTTGCAGGCAAAACCTAAAATGGAGAATAGCATTTGTAAAGCCACAATGAAAAATATCTGAGGGATAAACAGTCTGCAAATACGATGAATAAAAAAATCCAGCCCCCAAAATCTCTGCAGTGGGCTACCCAGCAGAGTGCCAACTGGAGTGTCTGGCTCCTGCATGTCAAAAGTGACTGGTTACTTGTTCCCTTTGAGGGGCCAGTCCAGCAGATGCTCCCTACCAGCCCAGTGCTCACTAGCAGTGATAACGAACATGCACTTAGCCAGCTGGAGTATTCCAAGCAAGAAGACTATGCTTTCTTGGATGCATGCCTTCCCATGCTTCTCAGAGCATTCTCCAGCTTGGGAATGTTTAGGGAAACCATTGATTTCCCAGTGATGTTAACCCTTAGATCATCTGGATGACTGCAGGGACGTGAACAGTGCTTAAGCAAGTCCACTAGGCTGCACACTTGTCTGCAGTACAGCTCTCCTGAGATGAACAACAGAGTAAGCAGAGCGTGGCTCTGTGAGCAACTGACACCAGCCACCAGTCTTAAATTCTAACCCACTTGTCCATGTGGTAACTTTAACACCCAAGATAGCACCACTGACTTCAGAGACTATAAAAAGCAACTTTAAAATGaagtactactactactactactactactactactactactactactaatcaGATAACAGTTTAAATCAGCGTTCACAATCCTTTGCTGCAGGATTCCATTTTGCAGGATTTTGATTATTAAGTGTAATCCATTCCAAGTAATACATAATTAAactacaataatttttttttcaagagaactGTATCAAGATCAGTAGAATGCAGTTGCAGATATCTGCAGAGCCAGTATCCCTTGGACTGTTAACTTGACCTGTGAAACCTGGCCGCATCAGGAAGGTGCTTTGAATTCACTAATTAGGATAAAAACTTCCAGCCTACAACAGTAAGGTTTCACAGGCTGCATATGAAAAATCCTCACCATCATCAAATTTGTGGTGAAGGAGCACTTTTGTATTCTCCTCCATTCCTTTGCAAGGATTCATAAGCAAACAGCCCTCGGAAAAATACACCCATAAGGATTTCTGGCTGAAATCCATGGATCTTAATCTGTTTGCCTCGCTGGGTGATCAGACTTATCAAAACAGAGCATTTATGAACTCTTGTAATAGCAGGAAGGAAGGGAGCCACATTTTAGATCACAACCTGCCGCTCTTCTCCAAGCATAGTTCTGGGGAGACGCTCTCCGAGCCAAGTTTATTTGTTCTAGTGAGAGCTAAGTCTCTCCCATGCgaaatttcatttttcaatgAAAACTTACTCTGGGAGGAGCACTGGTAGTGTATTTCTCGTGTGACTCATATGCAGAAAACCCAAAGTCAAGAGTTTATTTGATGAAGGCTTTCTCCTAATTAAAAGGTCATTAAGGGGAACAGACTGTTACTCAACGCTAAATGAAGGTCCCCGGCAGGCGCTCCAGCCTGCGAGATGTGCTGGCGAGCATATTTTTCCAGAAACATGTTTCCTTTCTTACCAACGCCCCCCTCCCCACCGCCCCGTTTCTGGTCTCTCCAGTGCTGATGAGCTAAtagcatttttcctttgcatatttTGGCGTTGCCCCACGGCATACTttggcgctgccccgcggcctgGCAGGCTCCGCGCGTCTGAGCGCGCCCAACGGCCtgcgcgcgcgcggcggcgctggggggcaACGGCCCAAGGGCCCGCGCCGGCCGTTATTGCCCCCTCTCCCTCAGGCCGCccccgcgcgggccgggccgggccggggccgagggcagCCGTGGGGGAACTGTCAGGCGCGCACGTTTCCAGTCGCATTACGTGAACAAATAGCAGGGGAGCAGCCAGCCAGAAGGGCTTGTGTAACTTTGCAGATGTGCCAGAAAATTTAAAGTCCctcatctctcctcctccttcttccctcaCTCCAGACACCAGCACGAGCCGGAGGAAGATGAGAGGCTGATTGTTTGCTCCAGCTCCTATTCACATTCCCTCGCCTATAAATACTAGGGAGAAGGAAAGCCGATCTCGCCTCCCTCCCCCTCGccgagttttcttttttcttcccgaAGAGCCCGCGGAGCTCCTCATGGCATCGCCCGGGGGCAGCCCAGCCTGAGACCCCGCTTCCCGCCTTTTCCTCTAAGCGCGGGGCCGagaccccctccccccgcgcaggAAGGCGCCCCCcgccctcctctttctcccccttttcctcctctttttttgctTCCCCGTGGATACCTAGGAAGAAGAAGATGCATTTCGCGCCGCCGGGGCTCCTGCTCGCCCAGCTCCACGCGTGTATCTACTGGAGCTGCCTGTGGCCCGCCGGctgccagcagccgccgccgcgccgcgaccccccgccgccccccgccgcctggAGGCAACGGATTCAGTGGGAGAACAACGGGCAGGTGTACAGCCTGCTCAGCCTCGGCTCCGAGTACCAGCCCCCCCGGCGCAGGCAGGCGGCGGAGGCGGTGGGCAGCCCCATCCTGCTGCTCCGAAACAACGGCACCTTGCCGcggcgggccgccgccgcgcagcctcAGGCCGCCGCCAGCCGCGGCTCCGGCGCTCGCCACTGGTTCCAGGCCGGCTACCAGGCTCCgaccgggagccgcggggccgccgcctcgGAGCCGCGGAGCCAGGGGGCCGCCACCCCCTCGGCGAGGAGCCCCTCCTCGGGGGCGTCGCGGCCCAGCGCTCccaccggcggccccggcgccggtaACAACcggagcggcgccggcgccggcagcCCGCCTCCCCTCAGCAACTTCAGACCCGGCCGGGAAGATGTCATGGTAGGAGACGACCCCTACAACCCCTACAAGTACACGGACGATAACCCCTATTACAACTACTACGACACCTACGAGAGGCCGCGCCAGGGCAGCAGGTACAGACCCGGCTACGGCACCGGCTACTTCCAGTATGGTAAGAGCCCTCTCCCCCCACAGCCGCGCGCCCCTTCCGCCGCGCCCGCCGGCTGCCCCGCGCCAGCGCAGCTCATACCGATGGGCTGCGTCAGGAGGATCCCGTCGCACCGCGCtctgccggagccgccgggcccgCCGTCCCCTCGCGCGAGGCGCCAGGTCGAGCGGGgagtcggcggcggcggccgcgccgctggGGGGCGAGCTGCGCGCGGCGCGGGGACAGCCCAGAGTCCGCTCCCGGAGGTCCTGCTAGAGCTGTTGTGCTTGCGGTGCGGTTTTTGAGTGAAACGCATGGTACATGGGTCTGCCAGAAGGGAAAGAGCTTAATGGGGGCAGGGGTCCATAGCAAAACGGCGGCTCCTAAAGAGTGAGAGTGAAACCAAGTATTTGCAGACGTGTCCTGGGGTGATCTTACTGTTATGTGGTTGGTTTGATGAACTGCAGGTCTCCCTGACTTAGTCCCGGATCCCTATTACATCCAGGCGTCCACATATGTCCAGAGGATGTCTATGTATAACTTGAGATGTGCGGCTGAGGAGAATTGCCTGGCAAGGTAGGCAGCGCCTTggctcttccctttcctctctggGCTCTTGTGTCTGCACTCACCCTGAAGCATCTGAAGACACAGAGAAAGAACAGTGGAGAAAAGTGAGGCTAGAGGGGCCTGACAAAATATCCCAGTTTGTAACCCTTTCCTATGTCTTTTCTTACAGGCACATTTTGCCATCTATTTTGACAAAGTGTGCATACAAGAAAAGATACAGCCATATTAGAATAACTAAAGATGCTTTGAAGAAACTACACTTTTTAAGAAATTATACTGAGCATTTCTATCACCAGGCTCATTTGAACACATCTGAATTATGCAAAATGGCAGTCCCCAAAACCCCACTTGAATCTGGTCATTTTCATCTTCCTCCTCTAATCCTAACATATCACATTCttctctattttttaaaaacatattctcAGTCAGCACAAGTTACTATTAAAACTGTTTCTGGGCACATGCATTGTAATGTCTCTTAAAGACTAAAATCTATCTGAAAAgtattttcaaagccttttaaGAGCTTGAAATAACAGCTTTGCTATCAAGTTAGGTCCTATCCACTTGGCaaagaagtattttcttcctgttttgtttgGAATGAAATCAGCCAAGGCTGTTTTAACCATTTTTACTGGTATGATACCTTATCATGCAAAACAGATTTGTTTATTTACCAGCATCATAAATTGATGTCAGACTGTTTCCAGGTCATGCTCTTGTTCCAGCAAGAAAAAAGGGCATAAGAAACAGCATATTTTATGTTAACTTTAAAGACTATTTGAAATGTACTTGTTGACTGAGATACCAATTGATTAAGATATTCCAGTATTTAAAGGGCTGTAGTTTATAGCTATGTAAAATAGGATAAGCCTGGGACATGTTTTTTTTATACTACGACAGAAACAAACAGTTTGTGGGTATGAGATCACACAAGAAGCTATTTTGTTTTACAGCAACTAGTGGAATTGCTTTTTTGGTACCAGAGTAATTTTACAGCTAAGCAGCGGCTCTGGGTAAGAGCTAGAGCCAAAGAGTCAGTGATCAAACTCCTGTTTACATTATTAGAAGCAGACCTGAATCTTACTCAATTCTTGGTCTGATACCAGGCACTTCTGAACACACCATGTGGAATTCTTGTGTATCTTTAACACTTGAGATTTAAGGGTCTCATTGGGGGCTACTTAAGAGATCTATGCTATTAGTTACTTCTGAaacaatataattttttaaagtgttttttgcaTATACTTACACCTCTTTTTTGCATTATTATAGTTCAGCTTATCGAGCAGATGTTAGAGACTACGATAATCGAGTGCTCCTGAGATTCCCCCAAAGAGTGAAAAATCAAGGCACATCAGATTTCCTACCAAGCAGACCCCGATATTCATGGGAGTGGCACAGCTGTCACCAGTGAGTGAAGTGCCCAGTATGGTACCTTCTAATTATCTTTTTCACTAGCAAATTGTCAATTATAATGTGACATGTTCTAGAACTGCAGTGAAGTGGGGAAAGAAGTAGGGAAACCTTAGAATTTTACTGGCTCATCCATGTTATGGTAGTGGTAATTACTCTTTACATAGCTACATGCATCAAATCAAACTGGATGATATGAAGTTTAtctataaatataaaattttaacaTGTTTAAATTTTGTATAAATATAAATCTCAAATTAGTTTTGACAATGGGACCATCTccctttaattatattttatatagatTACTATTCAGTTACATTTAAGTGGAACCAGTAAATAAAAACCCCAGTGTGTTAAAATTACTGTGTAGGACCCAAAATGTACATTTACTAACGTGTTCCCTATGTCATCTTAAACATGGAACCATACTTCTTGACCTAAATTTCATGGGCTAGTTCTTGACAAGCAACATTCTGATCAATATAGGAAAGAAAAGGTAATGAGTTGATTGACCTCATTATCAATATCCATATCATATGATATTTCCACATAGCAGCATTGCTCTTGAAAGGCAAAATTTCTGGAAGCAAGGCAAGACAAACATAGGAGAACATTTGCAACATTTTGGAAGCAGGTAACACTGCAAACTTGTACCGTTTGTGAAAATTCACATGTAAGAGTTTGCAGTTTAACTCTAAGTTTAGCTATTTCATAGCAGGACCAATTGTAAAATACTAGAAAGCTTACCTTATTTACAACTTAAAATATTATCCTAATGGCACAGGTGCATAAGTGATCATTTAATATTACTTTACTGTAGAAATGAATATGTAATGTGGGCTTGATCTAAAACCTGCTGGAGTCAATGGAATATTTTCCCCTTAAAGCATCAGGGATTTTAAGTTTATAGGGTTGTAATCAAACTCAGATGAAAAATCGCTATAATTCAAACAAATTCTTTCAAAGAAAGGATGATATTACTAGCTTACAAATCTGTAAGGATCAGAGAGCTAAAaccaaatcaaacaaacaaaaaaagtctctATAAATGCTTAGTTAACCCTCCCCTGCCACCCTGCAAACTCCACCTGGTGCTTACAAAGATGGTAGTGGATAAATTAGGTGGAGAGAAATTGAAATTTTCTGTTTGTCAAAGAAGCACTTTCTTACTCTGCCACTATAGCCCAGCTATAACTATCCAGATGTAAAGTGTCTCTGATGCTAATTCAGTTCTTGGACAAAAAACACAttgccaacaacaacaaaaaaagctattTCTCATGCTCATTTCCATAACACTGAAACAAGTCCATTTGGAAATGAACTATAACTATCAATTAGTTTGGCCAGCCATCAGATTTCAGTGTTAGTCATCATCTTCTGTGGACCATTCTTAGTGATCGTCTTGTAAACTTGAGAgacatatgcttttttttcatttaaaagaatatgACTGAATTTATTTAATTACATCTTTTTCATATACTTACTGGACTCATAGTGTTCATAATCAACAGTAGTCAAATGCTGCACAGACAAGGTGCTGAGGTAGTACAAATTTACTTTTCCACTTATTTGGAAAAAGTAAAATTATAAGAGTAACAGCCGTTCAGATTCACAGTAAGAGCTAGAACTTATTACATACAAGAGCTAGAAAAATACATCTCAACCCAGGCTGAAAGTATATATG contains:
- the LOX gene encoding protein-lysine 6-oxidase, coding for MHFAPPGLLLAQLHACIYWSCLWPAGCQQPPPRRDPPPPPAAWRQRIQWENNGQVYSLLSLGSEYQPPRRRQAAEAVGSPILLLRNNGTLPRRAAAAQPQAAASRGSGARHWFQAGYQAPTGSRGAAASEPRSQGAATPSARSPSSGASRPSAPTGGPGAGNNRSGAGAGSPPPLSNFRPGREDVMVGDDPYNPYKYTDDNPYYNYYDTYERPRQGSRYRPGYGTGYFQYGLPDLVPDPYYIQASTYVQRMSMYNLRCAAEENCLASSAYRADVRDYDNRVLLRFPQRVKNQGTSDFLPSRPRYSWEWHSCHQHYHSMDEFSHYDLLDASSHRKVAEGHKASFCLEDTSCDYGYYRRYACTAHTQGLSPGCYDTYNADIDCQWIDITDVKPGNYILKVSVNPSYLVPESDYSNNIVRCDIRYTGHHAYASGCTISPY